The sequence below is a genomic window from Mycobacterium heidelbergense.
TGCAGGGCTTCGGCATGCCCTCGGGCGAATGCTCCATCGAGCCATGGGTTTTCATGAACTGGCGCCGCGCCGCGTATTACCTGTACCTCGCCGAGGTCATCGACGCCAAGAAGGCGCTGGAGGTCGGCCTGGTCAACGAGGTGGTTCCGCGCGATCAGCTGGAAGCGCGGGCCGACGCCATCGCCCGGCATATCGCCCAGGCGCCGATGACCACGCTGCTGGCCACCAAGGCCAACCTCAAGCGGGCCTGGGAGCTGATGGGCATGCGGGTGCACTGGCAGAGCTCCAACGACCTCGTCGCGCTCGCGTCGATCAGCAAGGACGTGCAGCAGCTGATCCAGCAGGTGTTCAAGGACAAGGTGCTGCCGTCCGAGCAAGCCCGGCGCCAGGCCGCGGCGGCCGCCCAGACCGACGGCGCCGCAACCACTTAGGTTCGCCGGTGAACATCGCCGACCACGCGATCACCGCCCCGGAGTCGCCGGCCCTGATGGCCGACGGCGGCACGCTCTCGTTCGGCGAGCTGCACGCGAGGAGCCAACGGGTCGCCGCGGTGCTGCACGGCGCCGGGCTGCGGCGCGGCGACGGTGTGGCGCTGGTGTTGCCGAATCGACCAGAATTCTTCGAAATCACCTGGGGCTGCCAGCTTTCCGGGCTCTACTATACCGCCGTCAACACCCACTTCACCCCCGACGAGATCGCCTACGTGATCGACGACTCCGACGCGAAGGCGGTGTTCGTCGACGCGTCAGAGCCTTTCGGGGGCGACCTCGCCGCGCATCTCCGCGAGGTCAACGGACGCGTCGACGTCCATATCGCGGTGGGCGGCCACCTCCCGGGCTGGCGGTCCTACGACGACGCTGTGGCGGCGGCGGGCGACGCCCCGCCGGCGTCCGACGGCTCGGAGATGTTGTATTCGTCCGGCACCACGGGAAGGCCTAAGGCCGTGCGCCGGCCGCTGCCGACCGACGGCAACGGCTCCTGGGCGCAGTCGGTGCTGGAGATGGCGCTGATCCACAAGTACGGGATGGACCAATCGAGCGTGTACCTCTCCCCTGCGCCGCTCTACCACGCGGCCGGGGTGAACTACACCATGGCGGTGCACCGCGTCGGCGCCGCCGCGATCCTGATGGGAAAGTTCGACGCCGAGGCCGTCCTGCGGCTGATCGAGGCCCATCGCGTCACCCACGCCCAGTTCGTGCCGACCATGTTCGTGCGGATGCTCAAGCTGCCCGACGCGGTCCGGCGCAAGTACGACGTGTCCAGCCTCGAGTGCGTGATCCACGCGGCCGCACCCTGTCCGGTGGACGTCAAGCACCGGATGATGGAGTGGGTCGGCCCCATCATCCACGAATATTACGGGGGCACCGAGGGATTCGCCGGGACCACGATCGGCCCCCAGGAGTGGCTCGCCCATCCCGGTTCGGTGGGCAAGCCGTTCAGCCCCGTGCATGTCGTTGGCGAGGACGGGCAGGAGCTTCCGTTGGGCGAGTCCGGCGAGCTTTACTTCGAGGGCGGACCCGACTTCGAGTACTTCAAGGATCCCGCCAAGACCGCCTCGGTGTACAACGACCGCGGCTGGCGGTCCTTGGGCGACATGGGTTACGTCGACGAGGAGGGCTACCTGTACCTGACCGACCGGTCGACATTCATGATCGTGTCCGGCGGGGTGAACATCTACCCGCAGGAGGCGGAGAACGTGTTGGTCATGCATCCCAAGCTGGTCGACGCGGCGGTATTCGGCGTGCCCAACGACGAATTCGGCGAGGAGGTCAAGGCCGTCGTGCAACCGGTCGACGGCGTCGCGCCCGGGCCCGCGCTCGAAGCCGAACTCATCGAATACTGCCGAACGCACCTGGCCGGCTACAAGTGCCCGCGCACAATTGAATTCGATGCGGAACTGCCGCGGGACCCGAACGGAAAGCTCTACAAGAGGCGTATCCGCGAACGTTACTGGCAAGGGCGGGTATCGCGAATCGTATGAACGAGGAAAAGAATTGGTGAGCATCGATGTGAACTGGACGCCGCTACCGGTGCCGTGGGCCGTCCGGACGCCCGAACGGATCCCGAAACAGCGGTACTACGATCCGGAGTTCTACGCGCTGGAGGCGGAGATGTTCTGGCCACGCGTGTGGCAGATGGCATGCCGCCTCGAGGAGATCCCCAAGGCCGGCGACTTCGTGGAGTACGAGATCCTCGACGAGTCGATCATCGTGGTGCGAGTCGACAGCCGCAACGTGCGCGCCTACCACAACGCATGCCGTCATCGCGGGGTGAAGCTGGTGGAAGGCAACGGAAATCGTCGCACGTTCGTCTGCCCATTCCACGGGTGGTGCTGGGGCATCGACGGGCGCAACACGTTCGTGCTGCGTCCCGAGGCGTTCGCCGAGGAGAACCTGCGCCCGGACGATCTGCAACTGGTCTCGGTCAGGTGCGAGCTCTGGGGCGGATGCGCGTGGATCAACCTCGACGACGCGGCGCCCGCGCTGCGTGACTGCCTCGAGCCGTTCGCGTCGATCTACGATGCGTGGCAGGTGGAGTCGCTGCGTGTCGAGTGGTGGCGGTCGTGCCGGCTGCCGGTGAATTGGAAGCTGGCGACGGCGGCGTTCATGGAGGGCTACCACGTTCCCCAGACCCATCCCCAATTGCTGCCGTCGGCGCAGACCGGCAGCCCGTCCGAAGCGGTGCATCCCGTCGTCGCGAGCAGCCTCTACTTCATGCGCACCCTCGGAGAAGGCATGGGCGGCATGACCCATGGGAACGACATCCGCATCGCCGAGGGCCTGCAGCGCATCGAGTTGCCGGCCGATCCGGCCGAGGCGATGGTCGCCTGGCGCGGCGCCCTCAACGACGCGGTCGTCGCCTGGCATCGAGCCCGCGGCAGCACGATGCCCGACCTCAACGAGCTGGTCCGCCGCGGAATCACCGACGCCATCGGCTTCTGCTTCCCCCACCACTTCATCCTGCCCACCTACAGCAGCGCCTCGTCGTACCGGATCCGGCCGTTGGGCCCCGAGGAAACGCTGTTCGAAATCTGGTCCCTCACCCGGTTTCCCGCGGACCTCTCCGCGGGCAAACCCGAACCGCCCGAGCCGATGGCGCCCGACGACCTGCGCTGGCCGCCGATCCCCGCCCAGGACTTCTCCAACCTACCGCGACAGCAGAAAGGGTTGCACTCCAAAGGCTTCGAGTACATGCGGCTGTCGGGCCAGATCGAAGGCTTGATCTC
It includes:
- a CDS encoding acyl-CoA synthetase; this translates as MNIADHAITAPESPALMADGGTLSFGELHARSQRVAAVLHGAGLRRGDGVALVLPNRPEFFEITWGCQLSGLYYTAVNTHFTPDEIAYVIDDSDAKAVFVDASEPFGGDLAAHLREVNGRVDVHIAVGGHLPGWRSYDDAVAAAGDAPPASDGSEMLYSSGTTGRPKAVRRPLPTDGNGSWAQSVLEMALIHKYGMDQSSVYLSPAPLYHAAGVNYTMAVHRVGAAAILMGKFDAEAVLRLIEAHRVTHAQFVPTMFVRMLKLPDAVRRKYDVSSLECVIHAAAPCPVDVKHRMMEWVGPIIHEYYGGTEGFAGTTIGPQEWLAHPGSVGKPFSPVHVVGEDGQELPLGESGELYFEGGPDFEYFKDPAKTASVYNDRGWRSLGDMGYVDEEGYLYLTDRSTFMIVSGGVNIYPQEAENVLVMHPKLVDAAVFGVPNDEFGEEVKAVVQPVDGVAPGPALEAELIEYCRTHLAGYKCPRTIEFDAELPRDPNGKLYKRRIRERYWQGRVSRIV
- a CDS encoding aromatic ring-hydroxylating oxygenase subunit alpha; the encoded protein is MNWTPLPVPWAVRTPERIPKQRYYDPEFYALEAEMFWPRVWQMACRLEEIPKAGDFVEYEILDESIIVVRVDSRNVRAYHNACRHRGVKLVEGNGNRRTFVCPFHGWCWGIDGRNTFVLRPEAFAEENLRPDDLQLVSVRCELWGGCAWINLDDAAPALRDCLEPFASIYDAWQVESLRVEWWRSCRLPVNWKLATAAFMEGYHVPQTHPQLLPSAQTGSPSEAVHPVVASSLYFMRTLGEGMGGMTHGNDIRIAEGLQRIELPADPAEAMVAWRGALNDAVVAWHRARGSTMPDLNELVRRGITDAIGFCFPHHFILPTYSSASSYRIRPLGPEETLFEIWSLTRFPADLSAGKPEPPEPMAPDDLRWPPIPAQDFSNLPRQQKGLHSKGFEYMRLSGQIEGLISNFERVVDGFLAGLPYDALVPAIQKTNTTIDVPVADLGFTAGPR